In Chromatiaceae bacterium, the DNA window GGGGGCACCAAGACGATCCTGGCCCTGGCGGAGCGGGTGCAAGGCCGTCTCCACCTGGACCGGGGGCTGAGCTTCCCGAGCGGCGAATTCGGGTCCCTGGAGGCGCTGATCCGCCACTATCTGGCGGAGACGGGTCTGGCACCCGACCGGTCGGCTTTCGCGGTTGCCGGTCCTGTGCAGGATGGCCACAGCGAGATCACCAATCTCCCCTGGCTCATCGACAGCCGCCATCTGGCGGCGGAATTTGGTTGGGGCGAGGTGGCTCTCCTCAACGACCTGGAGGCCGTCGCCTGGGGCATCCCGGCCCTGGGCCCGAAGGATCTGGCGGTCCTGCATCCGGGGGAGGAGGGCGCTCAGGGCAACGCCTGCGTCATCGCCGCTGGCACCGGGCTGGGGCAGGC includes these proteins:
- a CDS encoding glucokinase, whose translation is MGVLVGDMGGTKTILALAERVQGRLHLDRGLSFPSGEFGSLEALIRHYLAETGLAPDRSAFAVAGPVQDGHSEITNLPWLIDSRHLAAEFGWGEVALLNDLEAVAWGIPALGPKDLAVLHPGEEGAQGNACVIAAGTGLGQAGLFWDGQRHHPFATEGGHGDFAPATAQEEALLGWLRQRHGHVSWERLVSGLGLRNIYEFLLSRDGQGGGVVEDAGEDLGAAIAAGAASGACPRCVETMSLFARFYGREA